A portion of the Cryptomeria japonica chromosome 5, Sugi_1.0, whole genome shotgun sequence genome contains these proteins:
- the LOC131041144 gene encoding cytochrome P450 716B2 isoform X1 yields MDEGPQQSDLYRHFIDLLNGMLQIPLDFPGTLYRKARIGSNQIRGILQTVIDKRRVDLASGSASPQQDLLSFLLCNNDGSGNALRDDEIKDNIMLLLMAGHDTSVVTVTLILRYLALNPDCYQKVLQEQMEIKREKEGTQVGVLQWDDLQKMKYTWRAVQETLRLYPPAGGTWRKAIVDISFAGFSIPTGWKLFWTTRSTHKNAEYFEDPENFDPSRFEENGTVPYTFVPFGGGPQMCPGNEFARMVILVFIHSIVKNVKWDLVNVNEKIIANPIPTLANGLPIRLTSLY; encoded by the exons GTTGAACGGAATGTTGCAGATTCCTCTGGATTTTCCGGGCACTCTGTACCGGAAAGCCAGAATTGGGAGCAATCAAATCCGAGGAATTCTGCAGACTGTGATTGACAAGAGGAGAGTGGATTTGGCATCGGGATCCGCTTCCCCACAGCAGGACTTGCTTTCCTTTCTGCTCTGCAACAACGATGGGAGTGGGAATGCGTTGAGAGACGATGAGATCAAGGATAACATTATGCTGCTTCTTATGGCTGGCCATGATACCAGTGTTGTCACTGTAACGTTGATCCTGAGGTATCTCGCTCTCAATCCGGACTGCTACCAAAAGGTTCTTCAAG AGCAAATGGAGATAAAGCGGGAGAAGGAGGGAACCCAGGTGGGTGTACTCCAGTGGGATGACCTTCAAAAGATGAAGTACACATGGAGGGCTGTTCAAGAGACACTCAGACTTTATCCCCCAGCAGGAGGCACATGGCGCAAGGCTATTGTAGATATCTCTTTTGCTGGTTTCAGCATCCCCACGGGATGGAAG TTATTTTGGACAACTCGTTCCACTCATAAAAATGCAGAATATTTTGAGGATCCAGAAAATTTTGATCCATCAAGATTTGAGGAGAATGGAACAGTGCCTTACACATTTGTACCATTTGGAGGTGGCCCACAAATGTGTCCAGGCAATGAATTTGCACGAATGGTAATTCTTGTATTTATCCATAGCATTGTTAAAAATGTTAAATGGGACTTAGTGAATGTGAACGAAAAGATAATTGCTAACCCAATTCCTACCCTTGCTAATGGCCTTCCCATCAGGCTAACTTCTCTATATTAA